One Terriglobia bacterium genomic window, TCATCCGTAACGGATCCAGTATTTCGGCGAGCCGCTTGGGCGGCAGAATCTTCCTTGCGGCAGCAACCTCTCGAACCGTCCGGCCCGTTTGATAAGACTCTTTGGCGATCGCAGCGGCCGCATCGTAGCCGATTTCGGGTGCGAGTGCCGTGCACATCGCGAGACTCTGCTCAACCATTTCAATCGAGTGTTCCGTGTTCGCTTCAATTCCTGAAATGCATTTTTTTGCCAGATTGACGGCTGAAGAAGACAGCAGCCGGATGGATTCCAGGACATTGTGCGCGATAACCGGCATCATGACATTCAGTTCAAAAACGCCGGACTGGCCGCCGATCGTTACAGCCAGGTCGTTGCCGATCACTTGCGCTGCCACCATCAGTAGCGATTCGGCGATCACGGGATTTACCTTGCCCGGCATAATCGATGAGCCCGGTTGAGTGTCGGGCAAGGTGATCTCGCCAATACCGCACCTGGGGCCGGAAGCCAGCCATCGAATATCGTTGGCAATTTTCGTCAGGCTGACGGCGATCGTTTTGAGCACGCCGCTGGTCTCGACAACAGCATCTTTGGCGCTCTGTGCTTCGAAGTGATTTTTTGCCTCATGGAATTTCAATCCGGTGAGCTTTGACAGGTGCTGGATGACTTTTGCCGCGAACTTCGGATGAGTGTTGATTCCCGTACCGACGGCCGTACCGCCCAGCGGTAATTCACCCAGCGTGTCGCGCAATTTTTCCAGGCGATGAATCGAAAGTTGTACTTGCCTGGCATAACCTCCGAATTCCTGGCCGAGGCGAATCGGCGTTGCATCCTGAAGATGCGTTCTTCCGATCTTGACGACACTGTCGAATGCTTTCGCCTTTGCTGCCAGCGCCGCGTGCAGCGTCCGCAGAGCCGGTATCAATCCATGTTCAATGGATTCGAGCGCCGCAACGTGGATTGCCGTTGGAATGACATCGTTGCTCGATTGCCCCAAATTGACATGGTCGTTGGGGTGGACCGGGTCCTTCGAGCCGACGACTCCGCCCAGTAACTGAATGGCCCGGTTCGAGATGACCTCGTTCGCGTTCATGTTGGTGGAGGTTCCGGACCCGGTCTGAAAGATATCGAC contains:
- a CDS encoding class II fumarate hydratase translates to MKSTAGKNQSSRVERDSMGEVRVPSDALYGAQTQRAVENFPISDLRFPREFIRALGLIKLAAARVNTDLGLLNKKAGNAIIAAAQEAVDGKLDRHFVVDIFQTGSGTSTNMNANEVISNRAIQLLGGVVGSKDPVHPNDHVNLGQSSNDVIPTAIHVAALESIEHGLIPALRTLHAALAAKAKAFDSVVKIGRTHLQDATPIRLGQEFGGYARQVQLSIHRLEKLRDTLGELPLGGTAVGTGINTHPKFAAKVIQHLSKLTGLKFHEAKNHFEAQSAKDAVVETSGVLKTIAVSLTKIANDIRWLASGPRCGIGEITLPDTQPGSSIMPGKVNPVIAESLLMVAAQVIGNDLAVTIGGQSGVFELNVMMPVIAHNVLESIRLLSSSAVNLAKKCISGIEANTEHSIEMVEQSLAMCTALAPEIGYDAAAAIAKESYQTGRTVREVAAARKILPPKRLAEILDPLRMTRPGIAAKGE